Proteins encoded together in one Benincasa hispida cultivar B227 chromosome 1, ASM972705v1, whole genome shotgun sequence window:
- the LOC120092064 gene encoding probable membrane-associated kinase regulator 2 — MESFSLLKYWRGGGGPTPAALPDFPFNSNSSAATLVTALPHNQAETDEEENDNDDGPFFDLEFAVPDEDETRKHGTNSIDGTEEEDEDEEDGDSDGEREFNFTLSSGSSNEHSDANLTFSPSDDLFFKGKLVPVEASSNGGSEPNIRPQLRVTLLKSAAKFRVFMSGLKKSKSNGEKKTETDGSVGETIKSETKEETTENPSEKNENQPEKDQNQTKNKFFAVKFKVEEVPIMSLFTRDNSSRGSGGATINKLQKQSSDESTSEENRFSKEVIMQKYLKMVKPLYIRVSRRYGEKFRLSGQLILGAAGAKSGAPPSIAAPPKSPSVEKPVTETEVVEVKAPTTTNFKGRNMPAKLRVVCKHLGKSRSASSAVAAAPPGVAPSRRDDSLLQQQDGIQSAILHCKRSFNASRDSESSLLSRSVSDTLRDKPSDLTEKAIG, encoded by the exons ATGGAAAGCTTCAGCTTGCTCAAATACTGGAGAGGGGGCGGTGGTCCTACTCCTGCTGCTCTCCCTGATTTTCCCTTTAACTCCAACTCCTCTGCTGCTACTCTTGTCACCGCCCTCCCCCACAACCAGGCCGAAACAGATGAGGAGGAGAATGATAACGATGATGGGCCGTTCTTTGATTTGGAGTTTGCTGTTCCTGACGAGGATGAGACTCGAAAGCATGGGACAAACTCTATTGATGGAactgaagaagaagacgaagatgaagaagatggggATTCGGATGGTGAAAGAGAGTTCAACTTCACGCTCTCTTCTGGCTCTAGCAATGAACATTCCGATGCCAATCTCACCTTTTCTCCTTCTGATGACTTGTTTTTCAAAGGAAAGCTTGTCCCAGTTGAAGCTTCCTCCAATGGCGGTTCTGAACCAAACATCAGGCCGCAGCTTCGTGTCACATTGTTGAAATCAGCCGCTAAGTTTAGGGTCTTCATGTCGGGTCTCAAGAAATCGAAATCGAACGGGGAAAAGAAAACAGAGACGGATGGATCTGTTGGGGAAACGATTAAAAGTGAAACAAAAGAAGAGACGACGGAAAACCCATCGGAGAAAAACGAGAACCAACCAGAAAAAGATCAGAACCAGACAAAGAATAAGTTTTTCGCTGTGAAGTTTAAGGTAGAGGAAGTTCCGATCATGTCTTTGTTTACTAGAGACAACAGTTCAAGAGGCTCCGGCGGAGCTACCATCAACAAACTCCAGAAACAAAGCTCCGATGAATCAACTTCGGAGGAAAATCGCTTCTCAAAAGAGGTAATAATGCAAAAGTACTTGAAGATGGTGAAGCCTCTGTACATTCGGGTTTCAAGGAGATACGGCGAGAAGTTCAGACTATCCGGGCAGCTTATATTGGGTGCAGCCGGAGCTAAGTCTGGTGCACCGCCGTCTATAGCGGCGCCACCCAAGTCGCCGTCGGTGGAGAAGCCCGTGACAGAGACAGAAGTTGTGGAAGTGAAAGCACCAACAACCACCAACTTCAAGGGCAGGAACATGCCAGCTAAGCTAAGAGTGGTTTGCAAGCATTTGGGGAAAAGTCGGTCAGCTTCCTCCGCCGTAGCGGCGGCGCCACCGGGGGTAGCTCCGTCGAGAAGAGACGATTCGCTTCTACAGCAACAAGACGGAATCCAGAGCGCCATTCTCCAttgtaagagatccttcaacgCATCTCGAg ATTCAGAGTCTTCCCTACTATCAAGGTCAGTAAGTGACACACTCCGTGACAAACCTTCAGATTTAACAGAAAAAGCTATTGGTTGA